The Polyangium mundeleinium genome contains the following window.
ACGAGGTCGACGCGGTCGCCTTCCTTCAGCACGCCGACCTTGTCGGCCGATTTCGTGGCCTTCGCCCGCACGTTCACGTCCTGCGTGGCGCGATAGCCGATCACCTTGCCGCGCGGGGCCGTCTTGTTCAGCGTCGCCCCGTCGATCTCGTGCTGGAGCAGCACGAAGCTCATGCTGCCGTAATGCGTGATCGCCTTCTTCGGGTCCGAGGGCAAACGCGCCGCGATGACCTTCCCCTTGTAAGGCGCCACGACCTGCGTCCCCTCGGCCACGTGCAGGTGCACGCCGCCATGCCAGACCGTGTTCGCGCCGAGCGGGTAATACCCGCCTTTGCTCTCGACCTCGGTGTGCGCGTAGTACGCCGCCGCGTTCTCGGGCGAGGCGACGCGCGAGTCCTTCAGCGCCACGGGGAAGCTTATCGGCGTGCGCCGCGGGCTCAGCGCGTCACCCTCGACGAGCGTGTAAATGATCGAGCGCGTCCCGTCCTTGCTCGCCTTCGGCGACAGCTCGTTCGTCGTCGTGTTCTTGAGCGAGTGATCCGTCTCGAGGAGCTGGATGAAGCGCAGGTAGTTCGCCATCCCCGAGAGGACCTGGCAGCCCTCGGACCACGCGCCCGCGCGATCCTCGGCGACCGTGTTCTTCTCGCCGCCGTAATGGATGTTGATCGACGCGTTGTCGTGCGTGCTCGCCGCGCTCTCGCCGACGGCGCCGACGTTGCTCGCGTCCGTGATGCGCGTGCACTTCACGTGCGGATCCGGGTTCAGCGCGCGATAGCCGAACCCCTTGATGTCCGCGTACGCCTTCACGCCCACGAGCGGTTTGTACTCCCTGTCCTTCTTGTGCACGGCCAGCTTGTACTTGTGCTGGCCGAGCAGGATGACGGCCGACGCGCCCGCCGACGTCCACTCCGTCGTGCACTGGAACTTCGAGACGGCTTTCTTGCCGTCCTTCTTGTAGATCAGGAAGAGGCAATCGTCGTATTTCGTGTTCGTGCTCGGGACGGGCACCATCGTGTCGAACTCGAACCCGCGCGCGCCGAGGAGGTTCATGCGGCCCTCCTCGTCCTGGAAATCGAACTCCGCCTTGCCCTCGTTGCCGAACCGCTTCTGCGAGCGCTTCCACACGTCGCGCAGGTGATCGTAGAGCTGCTCCTGCGAGAAGTTCTTCAGGTCGAACGTGGTCGTCGGCTCGCGGAGGATCACCTGATCGCTCGGGCCCGAGCTCGTGCTCTGGCTCTGGCCTTTCCCGCCGCAAAGGATGAAGAGCTGGTAGCGCGCGCCGAGCGTCAACCGCGAGTGGTCCTTCACCCAGGACTCCTTCGCGGCCGTCTCCCAGTTCTTCTCCTTGATGGCCTTGTTCATATTCTTGAACTTGTCGAGGCCGGAGTTGCCGACCGCGAAGGCCAGGTTGATGACGAGCGCCCAGGCGATGGCCGGGTAATCGAGGTAGCCGCCCTCGTGCTGCTTCGTGTTCGGATACGCGGTGTTGAACAGCGAGTCCGCCTTCGACTTCATCACCTCCGTGCACTTCTTCCGCGCCGTCTCCGTGCTGATCTGGCACTTCATCAGCGAGGCGTACTTCGAGGCGATCGGTGGTTTGTCGCTGTGGTCGTTGAAATGATCCTTCGCGGCGTCCCAGTCTTTTTTCTTGTCGGACGCGGAGGCCGCGGCGCCCGTGCTCTTCAACGTCATCGGCAGGCTGTCGAGCGCGCTCTTCGCGCTGCCATCGAGCAGGAGGCCAATGCCGATCGTCACGAGCCCGAGGTGATCGCAGTACATGTGCGTCAGGCAGCCCTCGAACCGCCCCGCGAGCAGCGCGGCGATCTCCAGGCACTTCGCCGCGCCCACGTCGCGCACCGTCTTCCCGACGTACGGCGACACGTCTGCCCACACCGCGTCGAGCTCCCCCTGCGTGCAGACGCCGCCCTTGTCGGACGTGAGCTTGTCGGTGATGTACTTGTCGAGCTTCAGGGTCATGGCATCGTCCCGCGAGCGCCGCTCACATCGAGAGTTCGAAGGAAGGCAGGACCTCGAGCGAATTCACGAGCACGGTCCCCTCGGCCGAGCGCGCGACGAGCCGGATCCCCATCTGCATCGCCGGCTTCTCCGGCGACTCGCCCGCCGCGGCCTCTTCCTCGGGGATCTCGGGATCCTCGGCGGGCGCGCCCTCGGCGCTCTCCTCCTCGGGCTCCGCGCCGCCCGTCGGGGCCGTCGTCGCGCCTTTCTCCTCCAGCGCGTCGTCTGCCTCCGAGATGAACTCGAGCCCGAGATCCTCGACGTCATCCATGGCCGCTCTCCCGATCAGAACCCGTAAAACTCCGCGAGCGCCTTCTGCGTCGCCGCGTCGTACTTCCCCGTCACGCCGAGCTTTTGAATGCGCTGGAAGAACTCGATCGCGGCCGTGGTCTCGTCGCCGAGCTCGCCGTCGAGCTCGCCGCGGTAGAGGCCGAGGTTGTGGAGGCGCGTCTGCGCGCCGCGGATCGTGTCGATCGGATCGATGTCACCGAGCACCAGCGTGTACGTCTGTTGCCTGCGCGGCAGCGTCAGCACGAGGTCTTTCTGATCCGACGGCACCTCGGCTTCGAGCATCCCTTCGCCCGAGGTTTTTCCTTCGATCTCGTGCTCGCCGAACTCGATCCGGTAGGGCTCGTCCTTCAGCGGCTCGCGGTTTGCCGTGAGCCGGAGGTGGACCTTGATGCGCTCGCGGTGGATCACGAACCGGTGCGCCTTGCCCGTCTCGATCGGCGACTGCCGCGGCTTCGCCTTCGGCACCGTCACCTTGTCGCCCGGCGCGAGCACGTTCGGATCTTTGCGCGTCTTGCGCAGCGCCGCGTTCTCCGGCGCTTCCCATACCGTCTTCCAGGGGACGCCGTACTGCGCCGCTATGGTGGCGATGCACTCCCCCGGTTTGACCTCGTGTGTCGTGCCTGCCATGGAGATCCGCCGACGATGATACACGCCGCGGCGCCCGATCACTCCATCAAAAAACCCATCCGCGCAAAGCGCAGGAGTTTTTGCTCGGTGATCTCGGCGAAGACCTCGCCGTCCACGCAGGGCGCGCCGTTCATCTCCACCGACACCACGCCGCGCCGCGCGTCTTCGAGCGCCGCCGCCGTGAGCGCCGCGGCGTCGCGCGTTCCATCCATGCGCGCGAGGATCACCCGATCGAACGAGTCGACCTGCACGCCTTCGTGCAGGAGCGTGGTGCAAAACGGGCTGCCGATGCTCGCCTGATAACGGGCGAACGGGAAGGCGCGTGGTCTTTCGTCGGGCGCCCGGGCCGCGGGCTTCGCCGAGGCCCAGAGCCGGATCGCGCCCTTCGTGTAGAGCCCGAGCAGGTTCCGCGCGAGCCGCGCCCGCGCCTCGCCCTCGAATGCGGCGAGCCCGAGCTTCTCGCCGGTCTCCCAGGCGAGCGCGTCGAACGAAAGCCCGCCCGGCGCATACGCGGCGAGCGCGACGAGCGCGGCCTTGAGCGTCGCCTGGTCCGTGCCGATCGCGCCGCCTGGCCCGACGAACGTCTCCTCGACGCCCTCGGCGAGGTCCGGCGCCGTGGCCCCCGGCGAGAGCGGCGAGGCGAGCACGAGCGAAGCGAGGCGATCGGCCGAGACGCGAGGCGAGAGCGGCGCGTCGTCGCGGCAGAGGATGGCGCGGCGAAAACACCGGAGCTCGAGGAGGTCGAGCTGCTGCTGGACGGCGACGAGATCGTTTCCTGCCCGCGCGCGCACGGCCTCGGCGGCGGCGGGCCCGAGGCGCTCGGGGAAGACCAGCGGCACCTGGGCGTCGGTGACGAAGGCGAGCCCGGCGTCTTTCATGTCGCGGGCGAAATCGGCGAAGTACTCGGCGCGGTTGTAGGCGACGAGGTGCTCGCCGAGCAGGTAATGGTCCGAGAGCTCGGCGATTGTCTCGAGCTCGCTCGCGAGCCAGGCGCGTGTGGGATCGGAGCGGAGTGTCTCCGTGCCGAGGAAGCGCAAAAAGGCGCGCGCTTTTTCCACGCGCTCGGCGGCCGAGCCTTCGGCGGAGACCTCGCGGCGGAGCATGTCGCGGATCGCGCCGCGCAGGTGCCAGCCGGGGAGGGTATTGAAGCTGATGTACGCGAGCCCGTGGGGCGCGAGGTGGCGGCGGACGACGCGTCGAATGGCTTCGCGGGCGTCGTCGGGGACCCACGAGTAGACGCCGTGGCAGAGGATGTAATCGAAGGCGTGGGGCTCGTCCTCGAATTCGCGGATGTCGGCGAGGTGGAGCGCGACGTTGCGGAGGCGTGCGCCCTCGGCGTGTTTGCGGGCGATGGCGAGGGAGTCTTCGGCGCGGTCGAGGGCGACGAAGCGGCTCTCGGGGAAGGCGGCGGCCATGGGCAGGATGTTGCCGCCGGTGGCGGTGCCGATCTCCAGGACGCGGGAGCGGGCGGGCAACGCGGGCCGGAGGCCGAAGAGGACGCCGATCGCGCCGAGGTGGTCGGGGTGCGTCTCGGCGAAGGGCAGGGCCTCGTAGAAATAATCCTCGTTCGCGACGGCCACGCGCGTCCTCCGGAAGGGCGGGCCACCTTGGCGGGATCGGGGAGCGGGCGCAAGTGTTTGCCTTGAAGGGCCGATAGGCCGCATGCTGCGCGCTCGCCGGTCGCGCGTATGGATGGGCTCTCGTTGATTCTGGTCGCCGTGGTCTCCGCGCTCGCGCTCGTGATCGGGGTGCTCTTGCGGTCGCGGGGGGCGCTCGCGCGGGAGCTCGGGGCCGCGCGGGAGGAAGCGCGGGCGCTGTCGAAGGCCGCCGCCGAGGCGAAGAAGGCGTTGCCGGAAGCGGAAGCGGCGGCGGAAGCGGAAGCGGAAGCGGCGGCGGAAGCGGAAGCGGAAGCGGCGGAGGCGGCGGCGGCGGCGGAAGCGGCGGCGGCGGCGGAAGCACGAGCGGACAGGTTCGAGCGCGAGCTTCAGGAGGCTCGCGCGAGTGCCGAGAAGGCGTCTGACGAGTTACGGGAGGCTCGCGCGAGCGCCGCGAAGGCGTCTGACGAGTTACGGGAGGCTCGCGCGAGCGCCGCGAAGGCGTCTGAGGAGGTCCGGGAGGCTCGCGCGAGCGCCGCGAAGGCGTCTGAGGAGGTCCGGGAGGCTCGCGCGAGCGCCGCGAAGGCGTCTGGCGAGGTCCGGGAGGCTCGCGCGAGTGCCGAGAAGGCGTCTGGCGAGTTACGGGAGGCGCAGAAGAGGTGCGAAGAGCTTGAACGGCAGCTCGCGGAGGCCCGCGACCGGACCGACGGCCGGGCGGGGGACCTCTCCGCGGCGAGTCGCCGCATTGAGGAGCTCGGCCGCGCGCTCCGGCAAGCCGAGCAGGACGCCGAGACCCTCGCGACGCAGAAGGACGCGTTCGCCGCGGAGGTGCGCGCGCTGCGGGACGAGCTGGAGCGGCGGAAGAAGGCGGCGGAGCAGGCGGCCGCGGCGGCAGCGGCGGCCGAGGGGAAGCCGCTGTCCGCGGCGCCGTCGCGAAGGCCGGGGAAGCAGGCGCCACCGCCGGAGCCGGTGACGGCGTTCTTTTGTTTGATCTGCGGGGAAGGGAGCGCGGGGACGAAGCCGCATCGGTGCC
Protein-coding sequences here:
- a CDS encoding D-Ala-D-Ala carboxypeptidase family metallohydrolase, coding for MTLKLDKYITDKLTSDKGGVCTQGELDAVWADVSPYVGKTVRDVGAAKCLEIAALLAGRFEGCLTHMYCDHLGLVTIGIGLLLDGSAKSALDSLPMTLKSTGAAASASDKKKDWDAAKDHFNDHSDKPPIASKYASLMKCQISTETARKKCTEVMKSKADSLFNTAYPNTKQHEGGYLDYPAIAWALVINLAFAVGNSGLDKFKNMNKAIKEKNWETAAKESWVKDHSRLTLGARYQLFILCGGKGQSQSTSSGPSDQVILREPTTTFDLKNFSQEQLYDHLRDVWKRSQKRFGNEGKAEFDFQDEEGRMNLLGARGFEFDTMVPVPSTNTKYDDCLFLIYKKDGKKAVSKFQCTTEWTSAGASAVILLGQHKYKLAVHKKDREYKPLVGVKAYADIKGFGYRALNPDPHVKCTRITDASNVGAVGESAASTHDNASINIHYGGEKNTVAEDRAGAWSEGCQVLSGMANYLRFIQLLETDHSLKNTTTNELSPKASKDGTRSIIYTLVEGDALSPRRTPISFPVALKDSRVASPENAAAYYAHTEVESKGGYYPLGANTVWHGGVHLHVAEGTQVVAPYKGKVIAARLPSDPKKAITHYGSMSFVLLQHEIDGATLNKTAPRGKVIGYRATQDVNVRAKATKSADKVGVLKEGDRVDLVTDKYTSADGFVWAQVTVTRSADAALKGKKGYVAVKGDWFQSYHEAVTFPKLDEKKQYKFWSLYMHLGAVKFDGSNELFKAVKWLHAPKPATEPASTDTISASVGEGGINKAADVRKVQTRLQKHGKYKGAIQDACDQATKDAIKTFQSAWAKKPDGRVDPGGTTWGKLCQPPPPAGNGGVELDAALVKELDKGVVAKVDREVETGDVLWVSGLYGSTGARTGMVHWEIFSEEFVLPWAKKVEDMDDDFNMDCDAILKMVEQDEVSWSFYDENEILSVDELHRFYKTNPKSRDLRNYACRFISEWAVDLSKAIPAMKGRFNTWGLEDRLKPSIWWQEAQGKKVPLPASPKVWHYNPITFLYRVALASGEAAPQPAASSSAQSSSSSSTSSQTSSNTSSQTSSSTGSQSSSNTSSSSSSSSSSSSSSSSSGGGKKYDGNVTDGKLSEHFTLAEFIASSTADKKGIKNTPKASEIAAMKALCDNVLEKVRAHFGASVAVSSGFRCEKLNTAIGGSTTSQHVKGEAADFKVSGKTVKEVFNYIAFESKMPFDQVIFEFNRWVHVSYTTGTNRKEILEAYSDANGKTKYRNIKKPM
- a CDS encoding PGRP and LysM peptidoglycan-binding domain-containing protein; this encodes MAGTTHEVKPGECIATIAAQYGVPWKTVWEAPENAALRKTRKDPNVLAPGDKVTVPKAKPRQSPIETGKAHRFVIHRERIKVHLRLTANREPLKDEPYRIEFGEHEIEGKTSGEGMLEAEVPSDQKDLVLTLPRRQQTYTLVLGDIDPIDTIRGAQTRLHNLGLYRGELDGELGDETTAAIEFFQRIQKLGVTGKYDAATQKALAEFYGF
- a CDS encoding methyltransferase regulatory domain-containing protein, coding for MAVANEDYFYEALPFAETHPDHLGAIGVLFGLRPALPARSRVLEIGTATGGNILPMAAAFPESRFVALDRAEDSLAIARKHAEGARLRNVALHLADIREFEDEPHAFDYILCHGVYSWVPDDAREAIRRVVRRHLAPHGLAYISFNTLPGWHLRGAIRDMLRREVSAEGSAAERVEKARAFLRFLGTETLRSDPTRAWLASELETIAELSDHYLLGEHLVAYNRAEYFADFARDMKDAGLAFVTDAQVPLVFPERLGPAAAEAVRARAGNDLVAVQQQLDLLELRCFRRAILCRDDAPLSPRVSADRLASLVLASPLSPGATAPDLAEGVEETFVGPGGAIGTDQATLKAALVALAAYAPGGLSFDALAWETGEKLGLAAFEGEARARLARNLLGLYTKGAIRLWASAKPAARAPDERPRAFPFARYQASIGSPFCTTLLHEGVQVDSFDRVILARMDGTRDAAALTAAALEDARRGVVSVEMNGAPCVDGEVFAEITEQKLLRFARMGFLME